Proteins from a genomic interval of Benincasa hispida cultivar B227 chromosome 7, ASM972705v1, whole genome shotgun sequence:
- the LOC120081612 gene encoding OVARIAN TUMOR DOMAIN-containing deubiquitinating enzyme 4-like, with amino-acid sequence MLGVLCARPKPWILVSLSNFIHGSAAYHHHHHQSRLLVQSPIQFDRRQRHHSSACKLVVGGAASIWHAILPSGAGSSSNLCRPAIHCHERKGEGSWNVAWDARPARWLHRPDSAWLLFGVCACIAPLDWVDSSHEAVSLDQKKEGCESSAPGFNQDDESSADYRVTGVLADGRCLFRAIAHGACLRSGEEAPDDDRQRELADELRAKVVDELLKRRKETEWYIEGDFDAYVKRIQQPFVWGGEPELLMASHVLKTPISVFMRERSSDGLINIAKYGQEYQKGEEESPINVLFHGYGHYDILETSSDKVSLKLSM; translated from the exons ATGCTCGGAGTACTTTGTGCTCGTCCTAAGCCTTGGATTCTCGTTTCCCTCTCCAATTTTATTCACGGCTCGGCCGCTTACCATCACCACCACCATCAAAGCCGGCTACTCGTTCAGAGTCCCATCCAATTCGATCGGCGACAGCGCCACCATTCCAGCGCCTGCAAGCTCGTGGTCGGTGGTGCTGCTTCGATATGGCACGCTATATTGCCCTCTGGTGCGGGAAGCAGTAGCAATCTCTGCCGTCCGGCGATTCACTGCCATGAGCGCAAAGGAGAGGGATCTTGGAATGTCGCCTGGGACGCTCGCCCAGCCCGCTGGCTTCACCGTCCCGATTCGGCTTGGCTGCTGTTTGGCGTCTGTGCCTGTATTGCGCCGCTTGATTGGGTGGATTCAAGTCATGAGGCTGTATCGTTAGATCAGAAGAAGGAAGGGTGTGAATCGAGCGCTCCTGGATTTAATCAAGACGATGAGAGCTCCGCTGATTACAGGGTGACAG GTGTGCTAGCGGATGGTCGGTGCTTATTTAGGGCAATCGCTCACGGGGCTTGCTTGAGAAGTGGGGAAGAAGCTCCCGATGATGATCGTCAAAGAGAACTCGCTGATGAATTAAGGGCTAAG GTCGTGGATGAGCTCTTAAAGAGGCGGAAGGAAACAGAGTG GTATATTGAAGGAGATTTTGATGCGTACGTGAAGAGAATTCAGCAACCTTTCGTGTGGGGTGGAGAACCTGAGTTACTAATGGCATCTCATGTCCTGAA GACACCGATATCAGTATTCATGAGAGAGAGAAGCTCAGATGGCCTGATAAACATAGCAAAGTATGGTCAGGAGTATCAGAAGGGTGAAGAAGAAAGTCCTATCAACGTGCTGTTTCATGGGTATGGTCATTATGACATATTGGAGACCTCGTCCGACAAAGTTTCACTGAAACTAAGCATGTAG
- the LOC120081041 gene encoding uncharacterized mitochondrial protein AtMg00810-like — translation MGSIIFLLVYVDDVIITGNNSPLTEQLIETLDIQFALKDLGQLRYFLGIQVRYLDSGLLINQSKYVDDLLHKLQMTDVKPMPSPSVQGRKLSKTDGQPLSEPYIYRSTIGALQ, via the coding sequence ATGGGCTCTATCATATTCTTACTTGTCTATGTCGACGACGTCATTATCACAGGTAACAACTCTCCGTTAACAGAGCAACTCATAGAAACTCTTGATATTCAGTTTGCACTTAAGGACTTGGGACAACTTCGATATTTTCTAGGAATACAAGTACGCTATTTAGACTCCGGCCTACTGATAAACCAATCAAAGTATGTGGATGACCTACTGCATAAACTTCAAATGACTGACGTGAAACCAATGCCCTCACCAAGCGTGCAAGGCAGGAAACTATCAAAGACTGATGGACAGCCCCTCTCTGAACCTTACATATATCGTAGCACCATCGGCGCCCTTCAATAA